In Phytoactinopolyspora mesophila, the following are encoded in one genomic region:
- a CDS encoding TerC family protein produces the protein MLDLPVWFEIGTLVVITLLLIADLLIVTRRPHAPSMRESSAWVTFYIALPILFGFLLLFVSGGQASGEFFAGWLTEKSLSVDNLFIFVIIMTQFRVPRQYQQSVLMFGILLAIVMRGAFIVLGAMAINQFAWVFYLFGAFLIYTAVKLAQQQAATEVHDDSYDNALLRKISARLPVTDEYDSIKFRTRVDGRKMFTPMLVVFVAIASADLLFAVDSIPAIFGITQEMFIVFTANVFALMGLRQLYFLLGGLLERLVYLAAGLAVILAFIGVKLVLHALHENNLPFVNDGQPLHVPEIPIVASLVFIMATLAVTTVASLLKTRRDRRGELELDAVD, from the coding sequence TTGCTTGACCTTCCTGTGTGGTTCGAGATCGGCACGCTCGTCGTCATCACCCTGCTGCTGATCGCGGACCTGCTGATCGTCACTCGCCGCCCGCACGCGCCCTCGATGCGTGAGTCCAGCGCATGGGTCACTTTCTACATCGCCCTGCCGATCCTGTTCGGTTTTCTCCTGCTGTTCGTCAGCGGAGGACAGGCATCGGGTGAGTTCTTCGCCGGCTGGCTGACCGAGAAGAGTCTCAGCGTCGACAATCTCTTCATCTTCGTGATCATCATGACTCAGTTCCGGGTGCCGCGGCAGTACCAGCAGTCGGTCCTGATGTTCGGCATCCTGCTCGCCATCGTCATGCGAGGTGCGTTCATCGTTCTGGGCGCGATGGCCATCAACCAGTTCGCGTGGGTGTTCTATCTCTTCGGGGCGTTCTTGATCTATACGGCGGTGAAGCTCGCGCAGCAGCAAGCCGCGACCGAGGTCCACGACGACTCGTACGACAACGCCCTGCTCCGCAAGATCAGCGCACGGCTCCCGGTGACCGACGAGTACGACAGCATCAAATTCCGCACGCGAGTCGACGGGCGAAAGATGTTCACCCCCATGCTCGTCGTGTTCGTCGCGATCGCTTCGGCCGACCTGCTGTTCGCGGTCGACTCCATCCCGGCGATCTTCGGCATCACCCAGGAGATGTTCATCGTGTTCACCGCGAACGTGTTCGCTCTCATGGGGCTGCGCCAGCTCTATTTCTTGCTCGGGGGACTGCTCGAGCGCTTGGTGTACCTGGCGGCCGGTCTCGCGGTGATCCTGGCCTTCATCGGCGTCAAACTAGTACTGCACGCGCTGCACGAGAACAACCTGCCGTTTGTCAATGATGGACAGCCGCTGCACGTTCCGGAGATCCCGATCGTCGCGTCGTTGGTCTTCATCATGGCGACGCTGGCGGTGACGACCGTAGCCAGCCTGCTGAAGACCCGCCGCGACCGGCGTGGGGAGCTGGAGCTCGACGCCGTCGACTAG